From Thermoflavifilum aggregans, a single genomic window includes:
- a CDS encoding alpha-N-arabinofuranosidase codes for MNKCFSSLSFLLLAFSLHIQAQPQATVLVNDAQAHQTISRYIYGMFSEHLGRDIYDGIWVGKNSSIPNKDGIRLDVVEALKRIHVPVMRWPGGCFADEYHWKDGVGDPAQRPKTINTNWGGVTETNAFGTHEFLEFCRLVGCDPYIAGNVGSGTVQEMSEWVEYLNSNQESSITEWRKRNGQDSAWKVPFWGVGNESWGCGGNMTPEYYADLYRRYASFCKNYPGAPLKKIASGPNGHDLHWMEVLLQDIPHWMMWGISLHYYTVPTGNWSHKGSATDFGEDQYFSTLKRGLYMDQILNDQEALMNRYDPQKRLALVVDEWGVWTDVEPGTNPAFLYQQNSLRDALLAAATLNIFNQHCDRVRMANLAQTVNVLQSVILTHGPQMVLTPTYWVFDLYQVHQDARLVPLQLQTPSYVFGDDSLPAINASASVDSTGAMHISLVNIDPHHAIPVKMEFSGSDGWKFAGGQLLTSARVNDCNTFERPDLIRPTSFSDVRQSGNVWTVQMPAKSVVVLTLKK; via the coding sequence ATGAACAAATGCTTTTCATCGCTTAGCTTTCTGCTGCTGGCTTTTAGTCTGCATATCCAAGCTCAGCCACAGGCCACGGTTCTGGTAAATGATGCCCAGGCTCATCAAACCATCAGCCGTTACATTTATGGTATGTTTTCCGAACATCTGGGTCGGGATATTTATGACGGGATCTGGGTGGGGAAAAATTCATCCATTCCCAACAAAGATGGCATCCGGCTGGATGTGGTGGAAGCACTGAAACGCATCCATGTGCCGGTAATGCGCTGGCCAGGCGGCTGTTTTGCCGATGAGTATCACTGGAAAGATGGTGTGGGCGATCCTGCACAAAGACCAAAAACCATCAATACCAACTGGGGTGGGGTTACAGAAACCAATGCATTTGGTACACATGAATTTCTGGAATTCTGCCGGCTGGTGGGCTGCGATCCCTACATTGCCGGCAACGTGGGCAGCGGTACCGTGCAGGAAATGTCCGAATGGGTGGAATACCTGAATTCCAACCAGGAAAGCAGCATAACCGAATGGCGCAAACGCAACGGACAAGATTCGGCCTGGAAGGTGCCTTTCTGGGGCGTAGGCAATGAAAGCTGGGGATGCGGTGGCAATATGACGCCGGAATATTATGCTGATCTGTATCGCCGCTATGCATCGTTTTGCAAGAATTATCCCGGCGCTCCGCTGAAAAAAATTGCCAGTGGCCCGAACGGGCATGACCTGCATTGGATGGAGGTGTTGCTGCAGGATATCCCGCATTGGATGATGTGGGGTATTTCCTTGCATTACTATACCGTGCCTACGGGCAACTGGAGCCATAAAGGCTCAGCCACCGATTTTGGGGAAGACCAATATTTCAGCACGCTGAAACGCGGATTGTACATGGATCAGATATTAAACGACCAGGAAGCCCTGATGAATCGGTATGATCCGCAAAAGAGGCTGGCACTGGTGGTAGATGAATGGGGCGTGTGGACGGATGTGGAGCCCGGCACCAATCCGGCTTTCCTCTATCAGCAGAACAGCCTGCGTGATGCATTGCTAGCTGCCGCCACACTGAATATTTTCAATCAGCACTGCGATCGTGTGCGCATGGCCAATCTGGCGCAAACGGTGAATGTCCTGCAATCCGTAATTCTTACTCATGGGCCACAGATGGTGCTTACGCCCACGTATTGGGTGTTTGATCTGTACCAGGTGCATCAGGATGCCCGGCTGGTGCCGCTGCAGCTGCAAACGCCCAGCTATGTATTTGGCGATGATTCGCTGCCGGCCATCAATGCGTCGGCATCTGTGGATAGCACAGGGGCAATGCATATCTCGCTGGTAAATATAGATCCGCACCATGCTATTCCCGTGAAAATGGAATTTTCCGGGTCGGACGGCTGGAAATTTGCGGGCGGACAACTGCTGACTTCCGCTCGTGTCAATGATTGCAACACATTTGAACGTCCCGATCTGATTCGCCCCACGAGCTTCAGCGATGTGCGGCAATCGGGCAATGTGTGGACGGTACAAATGCCGGCGAAATCAGTGGTTGTGCTCACCTTGAAAAAATGA
- a CDS encoding pyridoxal phosphate-dependent aminotransferase, giving the protein MQLASRLNRIAESQTIRMAKLGRELKAQGIDVIDLSIGEPDFDTPAHIKEAAKKALDEGYTHYPPVPGYPELRKAIAEKLKTENNWEVAPEQIVVSNGAKQAIANIMLSLLDPGDEVIIPTPYWVSYADITKLAEGTPVFVRCGYEQQYKLKPEQLEQAITPRTKAIIYSSPSNPTGALYSKEELAALADVLRRHPHVFIISDEIYEYINYVGQHQSITQFQNLIPRTIVINGFSKGFAMTGWRLGYSVSPLPIAKACDTIQGQFTSGANAFAQRGALYALQSSREACTQMVQAFRERRDFMVKALQQIPGLRFHVPEGAFYLFPEVKAYFGKTDGKHHIGNADDLAMYLLHKAHVSTVTGTAFGEPDCIRLSYANSLEKLSIAMERIREALQQLH; this is encoded by the coding sequence ATGCAACTTGCATCACGTCTAAACCGCATTGCAGAATCGCAAACCATCCGGATGGCCAAACTGGGCCGGGAATTAAAAGCACAGGGCATTGATGTGATTGATCTGAGCATCGGTGAGCCTGATTTTGATACGCCGGCACATATCAAGGAAGCCGCTAAAAAAGCACTGGATGAAGGTTATACGCATTATCCGCCGGTGCCGGGCTATCCCGAACTGCGCAAAGCCATCGCCGAAAAACTGAAAACGGAAAACAACTGGGAAGTAGCTCCGGAACAAATTGTGGTATCAAACGGCGCCAAGCAGGCCATTGCCAATATCATGCTGAGCCTGCTGGACCCCGGTGATGAAGTCATTATTCCCACGCCGTACTGGGTATCGTATGCCGATATCACCAAACTGGCCGAAGGTACGCCGGTATTTGTGCGTTGCGGATATGAACAACAATACAAACTAAAACCCGAACAGCTTGAACAAGCCATCACACCACGCACAAAGGCCATTATTTATTCATCGCCTAGCAATCCCACAGGTGCACTGTACAGCAAAGAAGAGCTAGCAGCTCTTGCTGATGTGCTGCGCCGCCATCCGCATGTGTTTATCATCTCCGATGAGATTTATGAATACATCAATTATGTGGGCCAACATCAAAGCATCACCCAGTTTCAGAATCTGATACCTCGCACCATAGTAATCAATGGATTCAGCAAAGGCTTTGCAATGACGGGCTGGCGCCTGGGCTATTCCGTTTCACCATTGCCTATAGCCAAAGCATGTGATACCATTCAGGGACAGTTTACATCCGGTGCCAATGCTTTTGCCCAGCGCGGAGCTCTTTATGCCCTGCAAAGCAGCCGCGAAGCCTGCACGCAAATGGTACAGGCGTTCAGGGAAAGAAGGGATTTCATGGTGAAAGCTTTGCAACAGATTCCTGGTTTGCGTTTTCATGTGCCGGAGGGAGCTTTTTATCTGTTTCCTGAAGTGAAGGCTTATTTTGGTAAAACTGATGGTAAGCATCACATTGGCAATGCCGATGATTTAGCCATGTATTTGCTTCACAAAGCACATGTTTCCACCGTAACAGGCACTGCATTCGGGGAGCCCGACTGTATCCGGCTTTCCTATGCCAATTCTCTGGAGAAATTATCCATTGCCATGGAACGCATTCGGGAAGCCTTGCAGCAATTGCACTGA
- a CDS encoding YfhO family protein, producing the protein MQHTTGKPSGHLWRKVYPHLIAIVIFIILGFAYCSPVLQGEVLQQSDMVQVEGMSKEAKDYYAQTGQHPLWTNSMFCGMPSYLIFTGPTANLLQYGNLVFTLNLPSPVNMLFLAMLGMYVLLTVLGFDYIICLIGAVAFGFSSYNVIIIGAGHITKMMSMAYMPLVLAGMWLLYRGKWIIGGVVTALMAAMMVYNNHLQIMYYAAILGACMVVGFLIIRLRQHQFRQFLIATLILILAAILALLPAADNLLITREYARYSIRDSQSELTLAKKNEEVGKGGLNIDYAFQWSLGKLETFSILIPNVYGGPVTPTQVEDSHVYQTLNQQGIAGQQAGNVAAQILQYAYWGPQPFTSPVYFGAIICFLFLLGCFLIKSPHKWWLIAATAIGIILSWGKHLAFINDFLFYHLPLYNKFRSPSMAMVIPQLTFVWMAAWTLQELIHSKWKKADLLRVWKYTAIIMGVLLLIVGSGMLVNYNSPNDDQLMQAIGNSQLGQTIVNALRDDRASLLHHDALRSFIWIAIIAVLIWLWIQHKIKPHLFFIIAGLSILIDLWAVDKRYLNDQNFTDELSLQQIFQPSPAIQHIQQDPDPYFRVLNLSVGLNNIFNDALTSYFVKSIGGYSPAKLWRYQDLIDYQLMPAITRLYSILQTATQSDSTILNAFSQSPVLNMLNTRYFILNPQATPVKNSHALGNAWFISQVQWAANADSEMLSLNNFDPATTVIIDRRYQHQLPAAQFETDSSAHIRLTSYGLNELHYASQNNHNGFAVFSDIYYPAGWKAYVDGKEMPIVRVNYLLRGLYIPAGTHEIVFRFHPNTYFLGQRISFWASLFLILIVVAAVVWEWKKSSRNARQS; encoded by the coding sequence ATGCAACACACAACCGGCAAACCCAGTGGTCATCTCTGGCGAAAAGTATATCCCCATCTGATTGCGATTGTCATTTTCATCATACTCGGATTTGCTTACTGCAGTCCTGTATTGCAGGGCGAAGTGCTGCAGCAATCGGATATGGTGCAAGTGGAAGGCATGAGCAAGGAAGCCAAAGATTATTATGCACAAACCGGGCAGCATCCGTTATGGACCAACAGCATGTTTTGCGGCATGCCCAGCTATCTGATTTTTACAGGTCCTACAGCCAATCTGCTGCAGTATGGCAACCTTGTATTTACCCTGAATCTTCCATCACCGGTGAATATGTTGTTTCTGGCTATGCTGGGCATGTATGTGCTGCTTACCGTGCTGGGATTCGATTATATCATTTGCTTGATCGGAGCGGTGGCTTTTGGTTTTTCATCCTACAACGTTATCATCATCGGCGCGGGACATATCACCAAAATGATGAGCATGGCCTATATGCCTCTGGTACTGGCAGGTATGTGGTTATTGTATCGCGGCAAATGGATCATCGGCGGAGTAGTTACCGCACTGATGGCAGCGATGATGGTGTACAACAATCACCTGCAGATCATGTACTATGCAGCCATTCTGGGCGCCTGCATGGTGGTGGGTTTTCTGATTATCCGGTTGCGGCAGCATCAGTTCAGACAATTTCTGATTGCTACATTGATTTTAATCCTTGCAGCTATATTGGCCTTATTGCCTGCAGCCGACAATCTGCTTATCACACGTGAATATGCCAGGTATTCCATCCGCGATAGCCAGAGTGAACTTACACTGGCGAAAAAAAATGAAGAGGTAGGCAAAGGCGGATTAAATATTGATTATGCTTTTCAATGGAGCTTAGGTAAACTGGAAACTTTTTCCATTTTAATTCCCAATGTGTACGGTGGACCTGTTACACCCACACAGGTGGAAGATTCGCATGTTTATCAAACCCTCAACCAGCAAGGCATAGCCGGACAACAGGCAGGCAATGTGGCTGCCCAGATCCTGCAATATGCCTACTGGGGACCTCAGCCTTTTACTTCACCCGTGTATTTCGGTGCCATCATTTGCTTTTTGTTTTTGCTGGGTTGTTTCCTCATCAAAAGTCCACACAAATGGTGGCTGATTGCAGCTACGGCCATCGGTATCATCCTCAGCTGGGGCAAGCATCTGGCCTTTATCAATGATTTTTTGTTTTACCATCTGCCTTTATACAACAAATTCCGCTCGCCTTCCATGGCCATGGTTATTCCGCAGCTCACCTTCGTTTGGATGGCAGCCTGGACATTGCAGGAACTCATCCACAGCAAATGGAAGAAAGCTGATTTGCTGCGTGTGTGGAAATACACTGCCATCATCATGGGTGTTTTGTTGCTGATAGTAGGAAGCGGAATGCTGGTAAATTATAATTCACCCAATGATGATCAGCTTATGCAAGCCATCGGCAATTCACAGCTGGGGCAGACCATTGTAAATGCCCTGCGGGATGACCGGGCTTCGCTTTTGCATCACGATGCACTTCGCAGTTTTATATGGATAGCTATCATTGCTGTGCTTATCTGGTTGTGGATTCAGCATAAAATCAAGCCCCATCTGTTTTTCATCATTGCCGGATTATCCATTCTCATTGATCTGTGGGCTGTAGATAAAAGATATCTGAATGACCAGAATTTTACGGATGAGCTTTCGCTTCAACAGATTTTTCAACCTTCACCTGCCATTCAGCATATCCAGCAGGATCCCGATCCCTATTTCCGGGTACTCAATTTAAGCGTGGGGTTAAACAATATTTTCAACGATGCATTGACTTCCTATTTTGTAAAATCTATTGGCGGTTATAGTCCGGCTAAATTATGGCGATATCAGGATCTCATTGACTATCAGCTGATGCCTGCTATTACCCGTTTGTACAGCATTTTGCAGACAGCGACCCAGTCAGACAGTACGATATTGAATGCCTTCAGCCAATCGCCCGTGTTGAATATGCTGAATACCCGTTATTTCATTCTGAATCCCCAGGCTACACCGGTAAAAAATTCCCATGCGCTGGGCAATGCCTGGTTCATTAGCCAGGTGCAATGGGCCGCCAATGCCGATTCTGAAATGCTGAGCCTGAATAATTTCGATCCTGCTACCACCGTTATCATTGATCGCCGCTACCAGCATCAGTTGCCGGCCGCTCAGTTTGAAACCGACAGCAGTGCACATATCCGCCTCACCAGCTATGGGCTTAATGAATTGCACTATGCATCGCAAAACAACCACAACGGTTTTGCCGTGTTCTCGGATATCTATTATCCGGCCGGATGGAAAGCTTATGTGGATGGCAAGGAAATGCCCATCGTACGCGTCAATTACCTGTTGCGCGGATTGTATATACCGGCGGGCACGCATGAAATTGTATTCCGTTTTCACCCGAATACCTACTTCCTAGGCCAGCGCATTTCATTCTGGGCTTCCCTCTTCCTGATTTTAATCGTAGTTGCGGCTGTTGTATGGGAATGGAAAAAATCATCCCGAAATGCACGACAGTCCTGA
- a CDS encoding NAD(P)-dependent oxidoreductase has product MACYRGLPRPAYLCGMLKIGLIREGKQPPDHRVALTPSQCRWIMQHLPPIQIVVQPSAIRCYSDEEYQQAGIALQEDLSDCHILMGIKEVPPEQLIPEKTYFFFSHTKKKQPHNKPLMQACVKKHITLIDYECLVHDDGQRMLGFGFFAGVVGAHNGLMAYGKKTGLFDFRRAYSCRDLQELAESYYGVKLPPLKIAITGSGRVAAGILEVMGLLGIKDITPEEFLINEYQYPVYTQLKAGDLYLHKTERSYSREHFHAHPKEYECKFLPFTTAADILMNGIYWEQSMAPLFTWDDLCNPHFRIRVIADITNDKEGSVPCNLGDSTIEDPVYGVDRCTRQKLPPYLPHTVDMMCVGNLPDELPRDASRYFGEQLIKYVIPELLQEQSVILEKATILLNGKLTPRYSYLEDYAYCS; this is encoded by the coding sequence ATGGCCTGCTACCGCGGATTGCCACGTCCGGCTTATCTTTGCGGAATGCTGAAAATCGGACTCATCCGCGAAGGTAAGCAACCACCCGATCATCGGGTAGCCCTCACACCCTCCCAATGTCGATGGATCATGCAGCACCTCCCACCAATACAGATCGTGGTGCAACCATCAGCTATCCGCTGCTACAGCGATGAAGAGTATCAGCAGGCCGGCATCGCGCTGCAGGAAGATCTGAGCGATTGCCATATCCTGATGGGGATCAAGGAAGTACCCCCTGAGCAACTTATTCCGGAAAAAACCTATTTCTTTTTTTCCCATACCAAGAAAAAACAACCTCACAACAAGCCGCTGATGCAGGCTTGCGTGAAAAAGCACATCACGCTGATCGATTACGAATGCCTGGTGCATGACGACGGACAACGCATGCTGGGATTCGGCTTTTTTGCCGGGGTGGTGGGGGCCCACAACGGATTGATGGCCTATGGCAAAAAAACTGGCCTGTTTGATTTCCGCAGGGCTTATAGCTGCCGCGACCTGCAGGAACTCGCCGAAAGTTATTACGGAGTAAAGCTGCCCCCCCTGAAAATTGCCATCACCGGCTCAGGACGGGTGGCTGCTGGAATCCTGGAAGTAATGGGATTGTTGGGCATCAAGGACATTACACCGGAAGAATTTCTCATCAATGAATATCAGTATCCGGTATATACCCAGCTCAAAGCGGGCGATCTGTATCTGCACAAAACCGAACGCAGCTATTCCCGCGAACATTTTCATGCCCATCCAAAAGAATATGAATGCAAATTCCTGCCTTTTACCACGGCTGCCGATATCCTGATGAACGGCATTTACTGGGAACAGAGCATGGCGCCTTTGTTTACCTGGGATGATCTCTGCAATCCGCATTTCCGCATTCGTGTGATTGCCGATATTACCAACGACAAAGAGGGATCGGTTCCCTGCAACCTGGGCGATAGTACAATTGAAGATCCGGTGTACGGTGTAGATCGATGCACCCGGCAAAAATTACCACCCTATCTGCCGCATACAGTTGATATGATGTGCGTGGGTAATCTGCCGGATGAATTGCCGCGCGATGCTTCCCGCTATTTCGGAGAACAACTGATCAAATACGTGATACCAGAATTGTTGCAGGAACAAAGTGTAATCCTGGAAAAAGCAACCATTTTGCTGAACGGCAAACTCACACCCCGTTACAGTTATCTGGAAGATTACGCTTACTGTTCCTGA